Genomic DNA from Methylobacterium nodulans ORS 2060:
TCCGCCAGCCCTCGCCCAACTGCATGCCATGCGGCGGGAAGCCGACGACGAGATCGCAGCCCTCTGAGCAGCATGAGAGTGCTCCTGGCTTTCGGGCCCACGTGAGGATCCATCCCGCGAGATCGGGATTGGTTTAGGAAGTCGTTGTAATTGCGGCTGCTCAGTATCACATGAGCGAAACATCCAGCGACATGCTGGCGAACCGGCGATCCTGGTTCAAGGAACATCGTGCCATTCATGGCGGTAACAATGCTAAGAGAGCAAACAACGGACCTCCCGGCGGAGGTATCACGCACGGATGCGCAAGCGGACCAGAGTGAAGACTCGTACGGAGTAAATCCCACTCCTCCAAACTCCGTAATATCTTACGACGGCCGAATGCCTCTGAAAAAAGAACTAGAGGCTATGCCGTTCGGCGAGCGTGTATCGGCTCTCATAAGATGCGCGGACTACCACCTAGATAAAATCGATCGTTTGGAGCACGCAGGACAAATATGCCGCTTGACCGAGTGGGACCGGAGGCAGCTTGCCAGTCATCGCGCCAGTCTGAAGCGTGCGCTTGATCGTGCGCAGGAGTTCGGGATCAGACTGTCTGTTGTCGAGGAGTAACTCGACCCGCCCATCCAGATGCGTGTTGGCAGCATGGTCGGACTTCATGCCGTCGAGCACGTCGGCGATGCGCGAACGAGACGCTGCTGACTTTGTCGGTGTCGCAAAACCCGCGGCTGTGGCGTGTGTGCGCGAAGATCATCGCCAACACGGGATCGTCTTGCGTTCTCGATGCCTGGGCTGAATGAAGAAGCTGGATCCAGTCGCCACATGCTCACAGGCTTGAAACGCAATCTGCATCTCACGTTCTGGCACACCTGCCGCCCGGCCCTCGGGGGTGAGGATGACGTGAGCCGGATCGCCATCACCTCGTCGGCTCGCCAGCCGAGGAAGTGCCACACACCCTTGTTTCAGATCGTGACGCGGTCGGTGGCGTCGGACGTGGTCAAGGCGACTCCAGCCGCAACCGCACCGGTCATCGCGCCTTCAAGCTCGGCTATATGCTTGCTGAACAGGGGCCCAGTCAGCGCGATAAAATGAAACTAAGGCGTGTAGTGAGGGGCATCCAATCTGCACACCTGGGGATATTTACAAAAGATACTTGGCACGGTTGGGGTTCTGGCCTAGTCTCTAATAAATGCCAAGGGAGGGGCGGCGAGCGTCACTCATTGTCTACTTTCATACATAGTGCACGCCTGCCAGCAACGGTGTAGGCAAAAGTTCTGCTGCATCCAGTGCAGACGGATCACCAGACGCGGCCTCACCGCATCATCAAACGTTGGGTGGCACGCCAGCGAGACGAAGCAGCTTGCACTGCGGGCTTCTCGGGGGAGAGTGCGCATGATCTATCTGTTGCGAGAGTCCTGTGGTCTGATGCTCGCGCCAGCCCGCGTCGCCGCTAAGGCCACGGAACTCGCCTGCGAGAACCCGCTCAACCTGTTCTCCTGCACTCCGACCAGCCGTGCTCTCGCCGCGTCCTGCGAGTTGTTCGAGCGGGCGACGCGGGCCTATCCCAAGCCTGCCTTCAACCTGTCCGCCTCGGAGCGGGTCGTGTGGGAGCAGCCCTTCTGCCGCGTGATCGCGTTCGGCGAGCCGTCCGACAAGCCCAAGCTGCTGCTCGTCGCGCCCATGTCGGGCCACTACGCGACCTTGCTGCGGGGCACCGTCGCGGCTTTCCTCGACACGCATCAGGTATTCATCACCGACTGGAGCGACGCCCGACAGGTGCCGCTGGCGGCAGGACGGTTCGGCCTCGACGAGTACATCGATTACTGCATGGCCCTGTTCGAGGCGCTCGGGCCCGATCTGCACGTGATGGCGGTGTGCCAGCCCTCCGTTCCCGTGCTGGCCGCCATCGCCCGCATGGAGGCCGAGGACCACCCGCTGGTGCCGCGCTCGGCCACCCTCCTGGGCGGTCCGATCGACACCCGGCGCTCGCCCACGGCGGTCAATGATCTCGCCCAGCAGCGCGGGCTGGCGTGGTTCGAGCACTGCATTCACGAGGTGCCGTGGAGCGCGCCGGGCCGCGGGCGACGGGTCTACCCTGGCTTCCTTCAGTTGACCGGCTTCATGGGGATGAACCTCGACCGGCATCTGACGGCGCACCGGGACATGTTCAAGCACCTCGTTCAAGGTGACGGGGACTCCGCAGCCAAGCACCGCGAGTTCTACGACGAGTACCTCGCGGTGATGGACCTCACGGCCGAGTTCTTCCTCCAGACGGTCGAGACCGTGTTCATCGCGCACGCTCTCCCGCGCGGCGTGATGCGGCACCGGGGTGAGCCCGTTGATCTGGGCGCGATCCGCCGCTGCGCTCTGATGGCGATCGAGGGCGAGAAGGACGACATCACGGGTGTAGGTCAGACCCGCGCCGCGCTCGATCTCACCACGAGCCTCCTGGCAGGCAAGAAAGCGTATCATCTCCAGGCAGGTGCCGGGCACTACGGCGTGTTCAATGGCTCGCGTTTCCGGGCGGAGGTCGCGCCCAGGATCAAGGCGTTCATGGAGCAGAACGCCGGGAGGGCCGCAGACCTGACGCAACTGGGTGCGGGCCGCCAGCCTGCGGAGGACGCGCAGGTGATCCGGTTCACGAGCAGGCGGGCTGGGGAGGCCCTGGAAGATCATACGGCGGTGGACAATAGCACTCTGGGCCGCTTCGCCCCGGACGAGGTCCTGGCTCATTCCGCTGCGGACCTAAGATACGTTGGGGCGAGAAGCTCCCCCATCGGGGGCTGATCGTCCGGTTGGTGGAGCGGGCGAACGCGGATGCGCGCCATCAGGCGCTGCTGAAGTTCGGTCAGACGCTGCGCCAGGGGCGCGCGGCGGCGCTGACGCTCAGTCTCAAGCTGCGCCAGCAGGTGCTCCTTCTCGTCTGCCGGTCCGGGCCACCGCTCCAGGCGCTCACATTCAATTTCGATCTCGGTTTCGACGTCGGCTAGTTTCGCGAGGGCGTGCTGGATCTCTGCGGTGAGGCAGTCTGCGGAGCTTGTCCAAGATGCATAAGGGGTGAGCATCTCTCTCCTCCTTCCTGCACAGCGCTTCCTTGATCACGCTTGCCTTAAGCAAGCCAGAGGCCAACCAGCTAGGCTGGACGATGTCACTCCAGCACGGCGAACCGGGCCGGAGCAGACGATGACCGTGCAATCAGAGCCTCCTGATTGCGATCCCGCCTGCGGACCCGGCATTTAGCCTTCAGCCTGTGCCTGTTTGATGACAGTCGAGTACGACGGTGCACGCTGCACCCGGTTCGTCGCGCCCAATCCCCGCGCCCGATCCTGCCCCTTCCTGATGAGCGAGCGGTGAGCAATTAGGTGTGCCGCCAGACCTTCACCGACATGAGAATGATCGCCAGCAGCGATAGCAGGACGACGCCCGGCACCAGCCCGAGCATCAGCCCGCCGAAGAAGCTCCCCACGATCGAGCCCGCCTCCATGGTCAGCAAGAACGCGCGGTTGCGACCCGGCACCGTGAGGCTCTGGTCGCGGCTGTAGCGGCTGCGCCTGCGGTTGTGAGTGCGCCCATGCCGAGGAAATGCCCGGCAACGACGGCTCCGCGGGCGAGCTTTGGATCGACGAAGAACGCCGAGACGATGAAGATGTCGTCGATATTGGTGGAGGCGAAAACCAGGGCAGCAACACCAAGGGTGGCACGGGAGAAATCCAGAGTGCGCGCGAAGGTCCGGTGCGGCTCGCGTCACTGAGCCATACCACCGTTTCGGCGCGCGAAGCGCCGAGAGGAGCGGAACCGCTCGGCTGCTCGGGCGTACCCTGCGGTAGTTCGGTCGCGTATAATGCGCTTGTCCCCGGTCAGGAGCCTGCCATGGCCGCCGACCCAGACGCGCAAGCCAAGCTCGCCGACGTGGACCGCCAGATCGCCGCGGTCATGGCGGAGCGTGAGGCGGAAATCCGGCGCATAGCCGACCTGTCCTCCCTCAGCCGCGAATGGGCCGAGGCCAACCGCTGCCTTGATGTCTTCGACGAGGCGCTGATCATCCTGTGCCGCTCTCGGCTCGCCCTGAAATCCCTGTTGGTCGCGTCATGATCCGCCCCGCCGACTCCCTCCACCACCTCGCCATCGCGGCCGAGCAGGCTACCAATCTGGCAGCGGCGTGCACCCGGCAGCGGACGCTCATCACCTCGCTTGTTGCCCGTGGCGACGACCCGGCCGGAGCCGAAGTCCGGCTCGCGCGGTTCGAGACGAATTTCGCCACTGTGCTTGCCACCCTAAGGGGACGGTGGCACCAGCTTCAGGGGGCCGTGGCCGCCATGGAGGATAAGCCGGGCTCGTCCGAGCGCAACCTCGACATCCTCCAGCGGGCCATCGCTGCGATCGAGGCGCGGCGGGACGCGGAGAGCCGGGAACTCGTGAGGCTGACCGAGGCTCAGCAGGACACGGCCGATGCGGTCCAACTCCTGCACGACCTCGACGAGGCGCTCGCAGCCCTTTTCAAGGCTCGGGCCCGGCTTGAGGCACGGCGGGGGACGTGACGGCAGCGGTCCTGGTCATCGTCTCCGCAAGCTTCCCGCGACAGCGATGCGTGCGCTCCAGGGGGCGCTCGCCAAGTACGGGATTGCCATCCATCTCTCGCCTCCCGAGGACACACCCAGCCCGCACTCGCTCCGCTACATCCTCGACAGTTGGGCCTCCGGTCTCGATTTCAACGACGAGGACGACGGAGCCGACCTCGAAGAGGATGAGCCGCACCCCGAGGTTCGGAGCCGTCTGGATCGCTTGATCGCGGGCATTGTCGGCGAACCTGTCCCGGATGGCTACTACGACGATGAGACCGAAGCGGCATGAAGGGCGCGATGAGGCCCAAATTTCTGGTCGTCGTTGCTAAAATAGCTGCGCTCGTCCAGCATGCCGGTAGTTGCTTCACGGCGGCGACTGCCTCGCCGCTGGCCCTGTCGAGTCAAGTTGCTGAGGGAGGACCATCGATGCGCCAGACTATTCGCGATCGTCACGGCCACGTCCTCGGCACGATTGAGCAGCAGCCTCTGACAGGGCGATCCCTGGCCAGAGACGCCCACGGAGTGATCGTGGCCGTGTATGACGAGCGCAGCGACACGACCCGCGACGCCCGCGGGGTGCTGATCGGACGGGGCAACCGCCTCGCCGCCTTTCTCGTCCCGTGGTGAGACGGAGGTCGCGAGCTTGAAGGAGCGGATCCACTTCGGCCTCAGAAGCCTCGGCCAGACGCTCACGGACGCGCTGAACTGTCCTCGATGAAACGCGAGAGGTCGGGCCAT
This window encodes:
- a CDS encoding polyhydroxyalkanoate depolymerase; the encoded protein is MIYLLRESCGLMLAPARVAAKATELACENPLNLFSCTPTSRALAASCELFERATRAYPKPAFNLSASERVVWEQPFCRVIAFGEPSDKPKLLLVAPMSGHYATLLRGTVAAFLDTHQVFITDWSDARQVPLAAGRFGLDEYIDYCMALFEALGPDLHVMAVCQPSVPVLAAIARMEAEDHPLVPRSATLLGGPIDTRRSPTAVNDLAQQRGLAWFEHCIHEVPWSAPGRGRRVYPGFLQLTGFMGMNLDRHLTAHRDMFKHLVQGDGDSAAKHREFYDEYLAVMDLTAEFFLQTVETVFIAHALPRGVMRHRGEPVDLGAIRRCALMAIEGEKDDITGVGQTRAALDLTTSLLAGKKAYHLQAGAGHYGVFNGSRFRAEVAPRIKAFMEQNAGRAADLTQLGAGRQPAEDAQVIRFTSRRAGEALEDHTAVDNSTLGRFAPDEVLAHSAADLRYVGARSSPIGG